In one window of Tellurirhabdus rosea DNA:
- the nrfD gene encoding NrfD/PsrC family molybdoenzyme membrane anchor subunit — protein MHVTSPVRTPLVTGGKTYADVTEDICRQVEGKPTREWLIAFGISVVVLIYGTACVFWTWWEGLGVWGLNKTVGWAWDITNFVWWVGIGHAGTLISAILLLFRMKYRTSINRAAEAMTIFAVICAASFILMHMGRPWLALWALPLPNTFGSLWVNFNSPLVWDVFAISTYFTVSLVFWYIGLVPDLATIRDRATSKVSRYIYGVFSLGWNGGAKTWARYEYISLILAGISTPLVLSVHTIVSMDFATSVIPGWHTTIFPPYFVAGAIFSGFAMVQNLMLITRVVFKLEDYITFEHIESMNKIITLTGSIVGIAYLTEFFIAWYSGVEYERYAFINRAFGPYWWAYWAMMTCNVISPQLFWSRRIRRSITWTFVLSVIVNIGMWFERFVIIVTSLHRDYLPSSWAMFSPTIFDISDYIFSFGLFFTLFLLFAKFLPVINMFEVKAVIKSSSEKLPKSVSGVAKGERVANPTFNKNAE, from the coding sequence ATGCACGTTACATCACCCGTGAGAACCCCGCTGGTAACAGGGGGCAAGACGTACGCCGACGTGACGGAGGACATCTGCCGGCAGGTAGAAGGCAAGCCGACCCGCGAATGGTTGATTGCTTTCGGAATTTCTGTAGTTGTTCTTATTTACGGCACCGCCTGTGTCTTCTGGACCTGGTGGGAAGGTCTGGGCGTATGGGGTCTGAATAAAACCGTTGGCTGGGCCTGGGACATCACCAACTTCGTATGGTGGGTCGGTATCGGTCACGCCGGAACGCTGATTTCAGCCATCCTGCTGCTGTTCCGGATGAAATACCGGACGTCCATCAACCGCGCCGCGGAAGCCATGACGATCTTCGCCGTTATCTGCGCAGCCTCGTTCATTCTGATGCACATGGGCCGTCCGTGGCTGGCTCTGTGGGCTCTGCCGCTGCCGAACACCTTCGGTTCGCTGTGGGTAAACTTCAACTCACCGCTGGTTTGGGACGTATTTGCCATCAGCACGTACTTCACCGTATCGCTGGTATTCTGGTATATCGGTCTGGTGCCTGACCTGGCTACCATCCGTGACCGGGCGACGAGCAAAGTGTCCCGCTACATCTACGGCGTTTTCTCGCTGGGATGGAACGGCGGTGCCAAAACCTGGGCCCGTTACGAATACATCTCGCTGATTCTGGCCGGTATCTCGACCCCGCTTGTACTTTCGGTACACACCATCGTAAGTATGGACTTTGCCACGTCGGTTATTCCGGGCTGGCACACCACTATCTTCCCGCCGTACTTCGTAGCGGGTGCTATCTTCTCGGGTTTTGCGATGGTGCAGAACCTGATGCTGATTACGCGGGTGGTGTTCAAACTGGAGGACTACATTACGTTCGAGCACATTGAGTCGATGAACAAAATCATCACGCTGACGGGTTCGATCGTGGGTATTGCTTACCTGACGGAGTTTTTCATCGCGTGGTACTCCGGTGTGGAATACGAGCGGTACGCCTTCATCAACCGGGCTTTCGGTCCGTATTGGTGGGCTTACTGGGCCATGATGACCTGTAACGTAATTTCGCCGCAGCTGTTCTGGTCGCGCCGGATTCGCCGGAGCATCACCTGGACGTTTGTGCTGTCTGTGATTGTGAACATCGGGATGTGGTTCGAGCGCTTTGTGATCATCGTTACGTCGCTGCACCGCGACTACCTGCCGTCGAGCTGGGCGATGTTCTCTCCGACGATTTTCGACATCAGCGATTACATCTTCTCGTTTGGCCTGTTCTTTACGCTCTTCCTGCTGTTTGCAAAATTCCTCCCGGTTATCAACATGTTTGAGGTGAAGGCTGTCATCAAGTCTTCTTCCGAAAAACTGCCGAAATCGGTATCCGGAGTTGCCAAAGGCGAGCGCGTAGCGAATCCGACGTTTAACAAAAACGCTGAATAA
- a CDS encoding c-type cytochrome yields the protein MKFMRLNRSLLLMTAAVLTFSACKRSHDDPGTEYAPNMYDPVGYEPYKQIDGFKNPYNKYGTNLWEPVRGTVSRPNYHTKFSDSTGRSTEDLMVYNIHPDSITISERVLKNPIPLNDQVLTDGKEYYARYCQHCHGETGKGDGLVAKQYKGVPVYSGLPPMNDGHIFHVITHGKGRMWPHGSQMTPEERWKIVHYVQKLQNEG from the coding sequence ATGAAATTCATGCGTCTGAACCGTTCGCTTCTGCTGATGACGGCCGCCGTGCTGACATTCTCGGCTTGTAAGCGGAGTCATGACGATCCGGGGACCGAATACGCTCCGAATATGTATGACCCCGTTGGATACGAGCCTTATAAGCAGATCGACGGCTTCAAGAATCCTTATAATAAATACGGAACCAACCTGTGGGAGCCGGTTCGTGGCACGGTGTCACGTCCGAACTACCACACGAAATTCAGTGACAGCACGGGCCGGTCCACGGAAGACCTGATGGTCTACAACATCCACCCGGACAGCATTACGATTTCGGAACGCGTGCTGAAGAATCCGATTCCCCTCAATGACCAGGTGCTGACGGACGGTAAGGAATACTACGCCCGTTACTGCCAGCACTGCCACGGCGAAACCGGTAAGGGCGATGGCCTGGTTGCCAAGCAGTACAAAGGGGTTCCGGTCTACTCAGGCTTGCCGCCGATGAACGATGGACACATCTTCCACGTCATCACGCACGGAAAAGGTCGGATGTGGCCGCATGGCTCACAAATGACTCCGGAAGAACGCTGGAAAATCGTTCACTACGTGCAAAAGCTGCAAAACGAGGGTTAA
- a CDS encoding cytochrome c oxidase subunit II, whose product MVYVVGLLALVFLVLTVVVLMRMTSVLQSMGGTQADGRVGMSNRINGILFLGFLIFGSIAAAWSFIEATDSFLPEASTPHGRRTDSLFWLVMAIITLAFFITNALLFFFAFKYQYKEGRKATYYPENHKLELIWTVIPAVVMALLVFTGWRAWRDIMSEAPEDAVVIEITGKQFNWITRYAGADNNKLGNYNYKLIDANNEVGIDLSDEASFDDFVSSELHIPVNRPVLLKIRARDVLHSVFLPHFRVKMDAVPGMPTRFWFVADKTTEQMKNETGNPNFKYELACTEVCGRGHFSMKMNVVVEDEESYNAWIAQQKSWLSQNPDYASRIPANLKSKAAKYLPAAGEEPTAAETDTTGTGTATASVSMR is encoded by the coding sequence ATGGTTTACGTTGTAGGACTTTTAGCACTGGTATTCCTGGTCTTGACCGTGGTGGTACTGATGCGAATGACCTCTGTTCTGCAGAGCATGGGAGGTACGCAAGCCGACGGCCGGGTAGGCATGAGCAACCGGATCAACGGTATCCTGTTTCTCGGTTTCCTGATTTTTGGCTCAATTGCGGCTGCCTGGTCGTTCATTGAAGCTACAGACAGTTTCCTGCCTGAGGCTTCCACGCCGCATGGCCGTCGCACTGACAGCCTGTTCTGGCTGGTAATGGCCATCATTACGCTGGCTTTCTTCATCACCAATGCCCTGCTGTTCTTCTTCGCTTTCAAATACCAGTACAAAGAAGGGCGCAAGGCTACGTACTATCCGGAAAACCACAAACTGGAGCTGATCTGGACGGTTATTCCGGCCGTGGTGATGGCGCTGCTCGTATTCACGGGCTGGCGGGCATGGCGCGACATTATGTCAGAAGCGCCGGAAGATGCCGTGGTGATCGAAATTACCGGCAAGCAGTTTAACTGGATTACCCGGTATGCGGGTGCCGATAACAACAAGCTCGGTAACTACAATTACAAGCTGATCGATGCCAACAACGAAGTCGGGATCGACCTGTCGGACGAAGCTTCCTTTGACGATTTTGTTTCGAGCGAACTGCATATTCCGGTTAACCGTCCGGTTCTGCTCAAGATTCGGGCACGCGACGTTCTGCACAGTGTGTTCCTGCCGCACTTTCGGGTGAAGATGGACGCCGTGCCGGGCATGCCGACCCGCTTCTGGTTTGTCGCCGACAAAACGACTGAGCAGATGAAGAACGAAACGGGCAACCCGAACTTCAAGTATGAGCTGGCTTGTACGGAAGTTTGCGGCCGTGGTCACTTCTCGATGAAGATGAACGTGGTGGTGGAAGACGAAGAGAGCTACAATGCCTGGATTGCCCAGCAGAAGTCATGGCTGTCGCAAAACCCGGATTATGCAAGCCGTATTCCGGCCAACCTGAAGTCGAAGGCTGCGAAATATCTGCCGGCTGCGGGCGAAGAGCCTACGGCTGCTGAAACGGATACGACAGGTACCGGTACGGCAACGGCAAGCGTTTCGATGCGATAA
- a CDS encoding quinol:cytochrome C oxidoreductase: protein MAHSHSIPSLDEQFEFTAESKRRLIIGGLVGVALVALGCYLLASGAGDHGHAEVGHGNAASHGGENAAGHGFKWTTRLWANVWVNAVYFTGASVIGMFFMSYNYLAQAGWSAVIKRVPESLPAFLPIMGVVMLATFFIAGHDLFHWTHEGLYDVNSPEYDPIIAGKRGFLNTTFYLIRMVIYFAAWYLLWRMLRNFSLQEDLYGGTEYYEKSIKFGVAFLVVFGVTSSTSAWDFVMSIDTHWFSTMFGWYTLASWHVTGLAIITLIVVSLKEQGYLKAVNESHLHDLGKFMFAFSIFWTYVWFAQFMLIYYANLPEETIYYRERFSGYGGIYKAPFFVNLFLNFLVPFLVLMTRDAKRTPIILKIACWSILVGHYFDFWVNIMPGTVGEHAGFGPLEFGMILVFASAFIWSVSTQLTKANLIAKNHPMLEESLHHDI from the coding sequence ATGGCTCATTCACATTCGATACCGTCATTAGACGAACAATTTGAATTTACCGCCGAAAGCAAGCGGCGCCTCATCATCGGCGGACTCGTCGGGGTGGCGCTGGTTGCGCTAGGCTGCTACCTGCTGGCTTCCGGTGCAGGAGATCACGGCCACGCGGAAGTAGGTCACGGCAACGCGGCCAGCCACGGTGGTGAAAATGCGGCCGGACACGGCTTTAAGTGGACGACCCGCCTGTGGGCAAACGTCTGGGTAAACGCCGTGTACTTTACGGGTGCTTCGGTGATCGGCATGTTCTTCATGTCCTACAACTACCTGGCACAAGCCGGCTGGTCGGCCGTCATCAAGCGGGTTCCGGAATCGCTGCCTGCTTTCCTTCCGATCATGGGCGTTGTCATGCTGGCAACCTTCTTTATCGCCGGACATGACCTGTTCCACTGGACGCACGAAGGACTGTACGATGTCAACAGCCCGGAATACGATCCGATCATTGCGGGTAAGCGCGGCTTCCTGAACACGACGTTCTACCTGATTCGGATGGTGATTTACTTCGCCGCCTGGTATCTGCTGTGGCGGATGCTCCGTAACTTCTCCCTGCAGGAAGACCTGTACGGCGGAACGGAGTATTACGAGAAAAGCATCAAGTTCGGGGTGGCCTTCCTGGTGGTGTTTGGCGTCACGTCTTCTACGTCGGCCTGGGACTTTGTGATGTCGATCGACACGCACTGGTTCTCGACGATGTTCGGCTGGTACACGCTGGCAAGCTGGCACGTAACGGGTCTGGCGATCATTACCCTGATTGTCGTTTCGCTGAAAGAGCAGGGCTACCTGAAAGCGGTCAATGAAAGCCACCTGCACGACCTTGGAAAGTTCATGTTTGCGTTCAGCATCTTCTGGACATACGTGTGGTTTGCTCAGTTCATGCTGATTTACTACGCCAACCTGCCGGAAGAAACCATCTATTATCGGGAGCGTTTTTCAGGCTACGGCGGTATCTACAAAGCCCCGTTCTTTGTTAATCTGTTCCTAAACTTTCTCGTTCCCTTCCTTGTTCTGATGACAAGGGACGCAAAGCGTACGCCCATCATTCTGAAGATTGCCTGCTGGTCAATTCTCGTGGGTCACTACTTTGATTTCTGGGTTAACATCATGCCGGGAACGGTTGGCGAACACGCCGGTTTTGGTCCGCTGGAGTTCGGGATGATTCTGGTCTTCGCAAGCGCTTTCATCTGGTCCGTTTCTACCCAGCTTACCAAAGCGAATCTGATTGCGAAAAATCACCCGATGCTGGAAGAGTCACTGCATCACGATATTTAA
- a CDS encoding DUF3341 domain-containing protein, producing the protein MADLHNSKFLVGVYDDDDVVLKAVTEVKKAGVRIHEVYSPFPIHGLDVAIGHPRTRIGIAAFLFGLTGFLCMVALTLYTMKFDWPMIIGGKDPYALPAYIPVMFEFTVLFTALGMVGTFLVSNGLGPTVKPLMFDLRSTDNKFVLAIDLEKNKMSEAEITNVLRTSGAAEVNVKQF; encoded by the coding sequence ATGGCTGATCTTCACAATAGCAAGTTTCTGGTAGGCGTCTATGACGATGATGATGTCGTACTGAAGGCGGTAACAGAAGTAAAAAAAGCAGGCGTACGGATTCACGAAGTTTACTCACCGTTTCCGATTCACGGACTTGATGTGGCCATCGGTCACCCGCGTACCCGCATCGGTATCGCTGCTTTCCTTTTTGGTCTGACCGGCTTCCTGTGCATGGTGGCACTCACCCTGTACACGATGAAGTTCGACTGGCCGATGATCATTGGCGGTAAGGACCCGTACGCGCTGCCGGCTTACATCCCGGTAATGTTCGAGTTTACGGTTCTCTTTACGGCTCTCGGAATGGTGGGTACCTTCCTGGTATCCAATGGCCTCGGGCCCACCGTAAAGCCCCTGATGTTTGATCTGCGCAGCACCGACAACAAGTTCGTGTTGGCTATCGACCTGGAAAAAAACAAAATGTCGGAAGCGGAAATCACGAACGTCCTCCGGACGTCGGGCGCTGCCGAAGTGAATGTTAAACAATTTTAA